A genomic region of Friedmanniella luteola contains the following coding sequences:
- a CDS encoding ABC transporter permease, with translation MLRYLLRRLPSALAVLLLASAAIFGMLRLVPGDPATMLAGPDAPPEAVDAIRAELGLDQPLVRQYLSWLGHVLRFDLGRSYLIGGDIADLVRAGLSNTLVLTGAAVGITVVVSLGLSLLWARTRSPLLDGLLTTTNALALALPTFVTGVLLVLAFGLWLPVLPTGGTPPDGFVARPDLAVQYLLLPAVCLALPATAGLTRFLTEALRTELASPYVVTARAAGVRPRRLLVGHALPAALPTYLTALGLQAGGLLGGAVLVEAVFTWPGLGQLAARAIDSRDYPVVQVLLLLSVAVFVAVQLLTDVVHAWLDPRVRIGGLT, from the coding sequence ATGCTGCGCTACCTGCTGCGCCGGCTGCCCTCGGCACTCGCGGTGCTGCTGCTGGCCTCTGCGGCCATCTTCGGGATGCTCCGGCTGGTCCCGGGCGACCCGGCCACGATGCTGGCCGGGCCCGACGCCCCGCCCGAGGCCGTCGACGCGATCCGCGCCGAGCTGGGCCTCGACCAGCCGCTGGTGCGCCAGTACCTCAGCTGGCTGGGCCACGTGCTGCGGTTCGACCTCGGCCGCTCGTACCTGATCGGAGGCGACATCGCCGACCTGGTGCGCGCCGGGCTGAGCAACACGCTGGTGCTGACGGGTGCGGCGGTCGGGATCACCGTGGTCGTCAGCCTGGGGCTGTCGCTGCTGTGGGCCCGGACCCGGAGCCCGCTCCTGGACGGCCTGCTCACCACGACCAACGCCCTCGCGCTGGCCCTGCCCACCTTCGTCACCGGCGTCCTGCTGGTGCTGGCGTTCGGCCTGTGGCTCCCGGTGCTGCCCACCGGGGGCACCCCGCCCGACGGCTTCGTCGCCCGGCCCGACCTGGCGGTGCAGTACCTGCTGCTGCCGGCGGTCTGCCTGGCGCTGCCGGCCACGGCCGGGCTGACCCGCTTCCTCACCGAGGCGCTCCGCACCGAGCTGGCGTCGCCGTACGTCGTCACCGCCCGTGCGGCGGGGGTCCGGCCGCGTCGGCTGCTGGTCGGGCACGCCCTGCCCGCGGCACTGCCCACCTACCTCACAGCCCTCGGCCTGCAGGCGGGCGGGCTGCTCGGCGGCGCCGTGCTGGTCGAGGCCGTCTTCACCTGGCCCGGCCTCGGTCAGCTGGCCGCCCGGGCGATCGACAGCCGGGACTACCCGGTGGTGCAGGTGCTGCTGCTGCTCTCGGTCGCCGTGTTCGTGGCCGTCCAGCTGCTCACCGACGTCGTGCACGCCTGGCTGGACCCCCGCGTCCGGATCGGCGGTCTGACGTGA
- a CDS encoding ABC transporter permease, whose translation MSALTDAVTGTALVGGAGRRRRRPALVALTRGSGLAGAVLLGLVVAAGLLAPVLAPYAPEAQLAGANLLPPGAAHLLGTDEVNRDVLSRTLFGIRTDLVIVFVAVPLGALLGTAAALLGTLATPLDVGLQRLFDLLLAFPTLIFAIGLTAVAGPGTLTVITVIAAVETPVFARVLRSAVLRVQELPYVEAARTMGAGRWWLLRRHVLPNAAEPLGVQLALSLSLAVFVESAMSFLGIGVRPPAPSLGGLVSDGIGYAETNAAYVLGPLAVVVVLVLALQLLAQAVAGARRVGR comes from the coding sequence GTGAGCGCCCTCACCGACGCGGTCACCGGCACCGCCCTCGTCGGCGGGGCCGGCCGACGTCGTCGCCGGCCTGCGCTGGTCGCGCTGACCCGCGGGTCGGGGCTGGCCGGGGCCGTCCTGCTCGGGCTCGTCGTCGCCGCCGGCCTCCTGGCCCCCGTCCTCGCCCCGTACGCCCCGGAGGCGCAGCTGGCCGGGGCCAACCTGCTGCCGCCCGGTGCGGCGCACCTGCTGGGCACCGACGAGGTGAACCGCGACGTGCTGTCCCGGACCCTCTTCGGCATCCGCACCGACCTCGTCATCGTCTTCGTGGCGGTGCCGCTCGGAGCGCTCCTGGGGACGGCGGCGGCCCTGCTCGGGACGCTCGCCACCCCCCTCGACGTCGGCCTGCAGCGGCTGTTCGACCTGTTGCTGGCGTTCCCGACGCTGATCTTCGCGATCGGGCTCACCGCGGTGGCGGGGCCCGGGACACTGACGGTCATCACCGTCATCGCAGCGGTCGAGACGCCGGTGTTCGCCCGGGTGCTGCGCAGCGCCGTGCTCCGGGTGCAGGAGCTGCCCTACGTCGAGGCGGCCCGGACGATGGGCGCCGGCCGCTGGTGGCTGCTCCGGCGGCACGTGCTGCCCAACGCCGCCGAACCGCTCGGTGTGCAGCTGGCCCTCTCGCTGTCCCTGGCCGTGTTCGTCGAGTCCGCGATGAGCTTCCTCGGCATCGGGGTCCGGCCACCGGCGCCGTCGCTGGGCGGGCTGGTCAGCGACGGCATCGGCTACGCCGAGACGAACGCCGCCTACGTGCTGGGCCCGCTGGCCGTCGTGGTCGTCCTGGTGCTCGCCCTGCAGCTGCTGGCCCAGGCCGTGGCCGGGGCCCGACGGGTGGGCCGATGA